The Candidatus Saccharimonadales bacterium genome contains the following window.
AAGCGTGCGCTTGACGCAAGTTGCGATATAGGCCCTCTTTCCACTTAAAAGTTTCGCTAACCACATAGCTAGATGAGCCAGCCAGCACAGGAATAGCCAGTAAACCGGTACCAATGATACCAACGGCAAATAGCCAGTATGTTAAGTTTCCAGCGAACGGCCTTAGGGCATCAGCAGCTTGAGCCGCCGAATCTATCTGAGTTATGCCCTTCGGGAACAAAATTGCACCACAGGCGGCAATGATAAAAAACATCACCAGTTCGGATAAAAGCATGCCGCTCCAAACATCGATACGCATACGCTTAACCGGTTCTGGGCTGCTGCCTTGGCGAGAAGCAATGGATGTTTTACCTTCCATAATTTGCTCTTCAACCTCTTGGCTAGTTTGCCAAAAGAAAAGATACGGGCTGATAGTTGTTCCTAAAATAGCGCAGATCAAGAGCAGCTGATCTTTATTCCAATGAATCGTAGGCGTGACAGCTTTTTGTAGTACATGGCCCCAATCCAAATGCGCCATCAGGGCCGAGGCGATATAGGCAAACAAAACCATGGCTAACCACTTTAAATAATGAGCATAGCGGGCATAAGGCAAAAAGATTTGCAAAAGCAGCATCACAACAGAAAACCCAATAACCAAAAGGGTAAAATTCAAACCTTTATCTAGTAGCTGTACGCCTTTGGCCATGGCGCCGAGGTCGGCACCAATGTTAAACGAGTTGGCCGCAAAGACCAACAGCATGCAGACGTATAAAACCTTTTTAGAAAAATGGGCTCGCAGGTTGGAGGCCAGCCCTCGTCCGGTAACGATACCGATGCGGGCGCACATTTCTTGGATTGCTCCGGCTAACGGATAGCAGAAAAGAGCTAACCATAGAAGTTGAAAACCATATTGGGCGCCCGTTTGGCTGTAAGTTGCGATACCAGCCGGATCGTCGTCGGCCGCGCCGGTAGTTAGGCCCGGCCCCAAAGTATTCCAGTATTGCCTGGCTTTTTGGCCGCTTTTGGCGGTTGGCATTTTGTGGGCCACTTCTTCGGTTTTTTGAAGAGTTGTATCAAGTAGCGCGGCCGGTGCCTCGGCTACTTTCTCAACGATGTCTTTGTTAGCCATAATTCTTAAGCTTAATCTTATATGTTCTTGAGCCGCTAAACAATATGCCATGCCAAAAACTTGACTTTTGCATAAGCGTCTTGCATTATCAAAGTACCATTAGTAGTTTTGGGAACTACCGGTAAACAAAAAATAAAACAAACAGGGGAACTAACATGCCTATCAAGGTATTATTCCGGCCTAGCAGGCCGCAAAAAGTAGTCGTCCGCGTGCGAATAGTACGCGAAGGCTGGCAGAGATTCTTGGTTTACTAACTATTGCTTAGCCGGTTGTTTTTTGGCGATTTCGGCGTCTATTAGTTTGGCGAAGTTGGCCACGGTTTTCGTGGTGTCTAGCCCGGTGCCCTGGCTGTTGACTACGCCTAGCTTGGCGTTGTCTAAAGCCTTGCCGTCTAAGAAGAAGGTAGGCGTGGCCATGGCTTGGCCGGTTTTAGAGAAAGCGTTGAGATCGGCGTTAATGGCGTTGTTGGCCTGATCACTTGAGTAATCTTGCTTGAACTTATTAATGTCTTTAATGCCAATATCTTGAGCGAACTTTACAAAATAGTTATCAAGAGGGTCTTTAGAGGCTACCCAGCCGGTGGCACCGGCTGGATCCTGATTCTCATAAAGCGCATCATGCATCTGCCAGTATTTGCCTTGAAAGCCGGCGGCTTCGGCGGCGCGAGCGCCAGCAAAGGCATTGGGGTGAATTTGGCTCAGTGGCAAGTTGCGGAACTGGAAGTAAATCTGGTTGGAATATTGGCTGGCTACTTGCTTGACAGACGGGTAATAACTGCCGCATACCGGACATTCGTAATCGCCATATTCGATTAGTTTTACGCCGGTAGTGCCTTTGCCCTCTACGTGGTTAGTCGGCTGGTTACTGCTACTGCTGCCGCCCGAACCGTTGTTGGAATTTTGGGTAACCGCGAATATCACGACAAATACAACGACGATAGCCGCCAGTATGCCTAAGAAACGTCTGTCCATTTAAGTTAAATCTCCCTATTTCTAAGGAATAGTCTAGCACACTGGGTTAACCGCGGATGCCTAGTTCCAAAGTGCCGTCGGTTAGAGCCATGGCAGTGCCTACGGCGTACATGACGTTGGCAACTATCATTCTGCGCTGGGCGCCCTCGTCGCTGGCGTAAACGGCTCGGGCCCGATCCACCGCGTGCCAGTAGTCGTAGTTGAAAGATTGGGCTAGTCCTTCGGTATCTTCGGCAAAGCCGTCGCGGTCGAAAGTCGTGCCTTGAATTTTATTAACAGTAAGTAAAACCTCACGGTGTTCACCGGCTAATTTTTCTACGGTGTGAATGTTTTGCTTGTGGCCAATGGACTTCACTTTCTTGAGCAAGCGCTTACCAAAGCTTTCTTTGCCATGACCCTTTGGCAAATAGCTATCTCGCAGCTCGGTTAGAATCATCTCGGCATTGGCGATAACTTCTTCTACTGCATCTGCTAGGGCGTCGTCGCTGACTTCTGGCTCCACAATGGCTCTGGCATAAGCGAACATTGCTTGCCGGTCGCACATGAGTTCCAAGATGCCGATCATCTTATCAATGGCGCCGCAGCCGGTTTTTTCTTCGCTAGCAGCATTAGTTTCGTCTTCGTGCGCGCCCGGCGGGAAGGGCAAGCCTTCTATAAGTTGGCGGTACTCTTCTAGATCGCTTTCAATAGTCGCGCCGGGTTTCCAATTGGCTAGTCGATAGCAGAGTGCCATTACTGGCGTGCCGCCAGGGACTTGCGGGCCCAGAGGTTCACGTGCCGGGCGCTGGCTTTCGCTGCGGCCATCTATGCAACGGACGCTAGAAAGAACATCTGCCAGACGAAAACGATTGGCGGCCAGTTCTTTTAAGCGATTCATAATTGCTGGGACCTCAGATTCGCTGCTGCCGAATCGTTTGGCTACAATTTCGGGCTTAGCAGATATGGGTCCCTGCCAAATGTTAGGATGAGGATTTTCGCCGCCAACCGGTCCTTTCCATTCAATATTTACCGGTGATTGGTCAAATTCATGATCTTCGCCCATAGGGAACCTTTCTTTCGGCATTAAAAATAAATCTCCTCGATTATTCAGGCTCGGGCTTTTTACTCGGACCTTTGTTTTAGAACAACAGTTTTTTAAGTTACTCCCAGCGCCAAAATTTGTAAAGGGTAAAACTTACATTGCACCAGATGTGATACATTAGAAATACGATGAAGCTAGTGTTTATTCTTGCCCTCTTAGCCCTGTTGAAATCGGTTCTGCTTTACCGCGTTTACCACCTCTTGCCGCTTTATGAGCTAAGGCGCCGCGCCCGGGCGCATGATCCCCAGGCCTCAGCCATATATAAAGTTGCTGCCAACGACCAACCACTCGACGTGCTGTTATATATTGTTGGTTTTGCGGCGGCAACTTACTTAATCATTGCCGCCGCTGGCTATTCTTGGTGGTGGGCTTCGATTGTTATTTTATTTATTGCTTGGCTGTCCATCTGGGCACCCAAGCCAAAGGTCGGCGGTTTGCTTTGGCGGTTCAGCGTCTGGGCGTCACCGTATACTTTTAAAATCCTGTCGTGGCTACAGCCAGGCCTGTCGCTCATTGCTAACTTTTTGCCGGGCCACGGCGAACTATACGTTCACAGCGGGGTTTACGACAAAGAAGATTTGCTAGAACTTATCAACGCTCAGAATAATCGTGCCGATAACCGCATTTCAGAGCAAGATTTAAAAATCGCTTTTGGCGCTCTAAGCTTTGGCGATATTAAAGTATCCAAAATTATGACGCCGCGCCGTAAGGTTAAGTTTGTCGGCGAAAACGATGTTGTTGGGCCAATGCTAATGGACGAGTTGCACAAAACCGGCTTTAGCCGCTTTCCGGTAGTTAACGGTTCGACTAAGTCTAATATGCCAAATGTCGTCGGCACCTTGTTTTTGAAAGACATTGTAGAGATTAGCCAAGAAGATAAAGGCAAAGTCAAAGACAGCATGAAGCGCGGCGCCTATTTTATCAACGAAAGCTGCGATTTAAACCAGGCACTAGATGCTTTTCTAAAAAACCAGCACCACCAACTGGTTGTAGTGAACAATTTCGAAGAAATGGTAGGTGTGATTACGCTCGAAGACGTACTCGAGCAAATCATCGGCCAGCCGATACTCGATGAGTTTGATAAATACGATAATTTGCGGGCTGTCGCCAACATTGAAGCCGAACGCGAAAAGGCTGCGCACAAAGAAATAGAGCCCGAGCCAGCTGCGGAAGAAACCGCCGAACCCGAACCCGCCGTCGAATAGTTGCTTGCCATAAGCGGTTTAAGCGCCTATACTGCTACCAATTTGGCTTGAATTAGGAGGAAAAATGGGCGAAAAAATAAATATGCCGCCGTCAGAGGCTATGACCACATCGGCGAAAAGGTTTCTCGACTTTATTATCAACTTCCCAGTATCGGATCAAATCTCCCCGGAAACATTCCGGGGATTTTTAAATGACTACGATATTGCTAGAGAAATATGCAATATTGGCTGCAACTTTGGCCAAGTCTATTTAAATTCTGCCGGCTACCAACAGCTGCACGCAAATAGCGAGGGCAGTTATATGGTGGCGACTTATTATCCCGGCGAGACAGCTGCTTTTCACGCGTTCTTTGGGCCCGGCGGCCAACACCAGGAAACGACTGCCATAACCTTATTCGAAGATGGACGGCCACCGGTTGCCCAAAAAGCAATTCCGCTGGATCGCTACGGCCGCAAACAAATTATTGAGCTGGATAAGCCGACTGAAGTGTGGGCTGAAATCCAGGTTTTAGCCGGCCTGATCAGAACGTCGTTGCCAGGCGAACAAGAAGAACCGCAAGTAGATCTGCAGATCGAGCAACTGGCTGCTTAAGTTTTGCTGCGCTTATCAGAGGTGGTAAAATAACTTCGATGCGTTATTTGGTTGATAACAACTTGAATTTACGGACCGGCGAACTTACTATCGCCGCGTAAGTTTCGCTTTCGGTCCAAATTTCAGGCAACTTATCAACCATAACTCCTAAGGAATATTATGAAACGAACACTAGCGACCGAAACAACTCATAAAGTAGGCGAACAAGTTACAATTGCCGGGTGGGTAAACTCGCGGCGCGATCACGGCGGTCTGATTTTTATAGATGTGCGAGATAACACTGGTGTTGTGCAGTTGGTAAT
Protein-coding sequences here:
- a CDS encoding divalent metal cation transporter, translated to MANKDIVEKVAEAPAALLDTTLQKTEEVAHKMPTAKSGQKARQYWNTLGPGLTTGAADDDPAGIATYSQTGAQYGFQLLWLALFCYPLAGAIQEMCARIGIVTGRGLASNLRAHFSKKVLYVCMLLVFAANSFNIGADLGAMAKGVQLLDKGLNFTLLVIGFSVVMLLLQIFLPYARYAHYLKWLAMVLFAYIASALMAHLDWGHVLQKAVTPTIHWNKDQLLLICAILGTTISPYLFFWQTSQEVEEQIMEGKTSIASRQGSSPEPVKRMRIDVWSGMLLSELVMFFIIAACGAILFPKGITQIDSAAQAADALRPFAGNLTYWLFAVGIIGTGLLAIPVLAGSSSYVVSETFKWKEGLYRNLRQAHAFYGTIIIAMLVGLGMNFIGMNPIKALIYSAVANGIVAPIILVFIVSLSSDKKIMGEWVNRPFTTWLGWAITGLMALSGIAAIWALF
- a CDS encoding thioredoxin domain-containing protein encodes the protein MDRRFLGILAAIVVVFVVIFAVTQNSNNGSGGSSSSNQPTNHVEGKGTTGVKLIEYGDYECPVCGSYYPSVKQVASQYSNQIYFQFRNLPLSQIHPNAFAGARAAEAAGFQGKYWQMHDALYENQDPAGATGWVASKDPLDNYFVKFAQDIGIKDINKFKQDYSSDQANNAINADLNAFSKTGQAMATPTFFLDGKALDNAKLGVVNSQGTGLDTTKTVANFAKLIDAEIAKKQPAKQ
- a CDS encoding CBS domain-containing protein codes for the protein MKLVFILALLALLKSVLLYRVYHLLPLYELRRRARAHDPQASAIYKVAANDQPLDVLLYIVGFAAATYLIIAAAGYSWWWASIVILFIAWLSIWAPKPKVGGLLWRFSVWASPYTFKILSWLQPGLSLIANFLPGHGELYVHSGVYDKEDLLELINAQNNRADNRISEQDLKIAFGALSFGDIKVSKIMTPRRKVKFVGENDVVGPMLMDELHKTGFSRFPVVNGSTKSNMPNVVGTLFLKDIVEISQEDKGKVKDSMKRGAYFINESCDLNQALDAFLKNQHHQLVVVNNFEEMVGVITLEDVLEQIIGQPILDEFDKYDNLRAVANIEAEREKAAHKEIEPEPAAEETAEPEPAVE